The Stomatobaculum sp. F0698 genomic sequence TGAAGGCAGAGCGCGAGAAGCGTGAGCTTATCACTCTGGCACAGGGTAAGAAGGAGTCCGCGGTCCTGAACGCGCAGGGTAATAAGGAGGCTGCCATCCTGAATGCGGAGGCAGAGAAGCAGACTGCGATTCTCCGCGCAGAGGCAGAGAAGGAGAGAAAGATTCAGGAGGCGGAAGGTCAGGCAAAGGCAATTCGCGCCGTCAAGGAGGCAGAGGCAGATGGTATCCGTCTGATTCGCGAGGCGGGTGCCGATGAGGCTGTGTTGCGTCTCCGCGGTCTGGATGCTTTGACCCGCGTCGCGGACGGCAGAGCGACCAAGATTGTGATTCCGTCCGACATTCAGAATATGGCGGGACTGGTGACCGCTTTAAAGGAGACCGCTTCGGTGGCAACGCCGGGCGATGGGAGTGAGAAGAAAGCATGAGAGACGGGTTTCTCCGCGTCGCGGCCGCGACGCCTTCCGTGCGGGTTGCAGATCCCGCTTACAACCGGGAGCAAATCGAGACCATCATTCGGAGCGAAGCGGCTCGGGGAACCAAGGTACTGGTGTTCCCCGAGCTCGCGCTGAGCGCCTACACCTGCGGGGATTTGTTTTTGCAGGACGCGCTGCAGGAAGCGGTGCTTCGGGAGTTGCGGCAGCTGTTGCATAACACGGCGGACAGCGAAGTGCTTTGCTTTGTCGGTCTGCCCTTTGCGTTTGAGAACCGACTTTACAATGCGGTTGCCGTTTTTCAGAAGGGAGAACTGCTCGGCCTCGTGCCGAAGCGTCACATTCCGAATTACGGCGAGTTTTATGAGCGGCGCTATTTTGCGCCGGGCTTCGAGTCTCCGGTTCTGGTGTCTCTCTTCGGGGAGCGCTTGCCCTTCGGTGCGAGACTGCTCTTTTCCTGCGAGAGCTTGCCGGAGCTCAAAATCGGCGTTGAAATCTGTGAGGATCTCTGGGTGCCGAATGCGCCCTCCATCGATCTCTGCACGGCAGGGGCTACGCTCATCGTGAACTGCTCGGCCTCGAATGCGCTCGCCGGAAAGCGGAAAGCGCGGCGCGAACTCGTACAGGCGCAGAGCAGCAAGCTGCTCGCGGGCTATGTCTACGCGAGCGCAGGCGAAGGGGAATCGACACAGGACCTCGTGTTCAGCGCCCACAATTTAATTGCGGAGGCCGGAGAAGTGCTCGCGGAGTCCCCCTTGCTCACGAATACGGTCATCGCTTCGGAATTGGATTTGAAAAAGCTGCTCTTCTTAAGAAGACGTCAGAGCAGCTATCCGGAGAGAGACAGCGAGTCAAACCTGTACTGCGACATCGACTTTTCGCTAAGTCTCACGGAGACCGAGCTTACGCGAAAGGTGAACCCGGCACCCTTTGTGCCGGCAGAGCCCGAGGCGCGCGCGGAGCGCTGCGAGGAAATCCTTAGGATACAGGCACTCGGCCTGAAAAAACGCCTTGACCACATCCACGGCTCCCGTGCCGTGCTGGGGCTTTCGGGCGGACTTGATTCGACCCTTGCCCTCCTTGTCGCGGTACGGAGCTTTGATGCGCTCGGCCTTCCGCGGAGCGGCATTGAGACGATAACCATGCCGGCCTTCGGCACGACGGACAGGACCTATCGAAATGCCTGCGAACTCGCGGCGGCACTCGGGACAAGCCTCGAGGAAATTTCGATACGCGAAGCCGTGTTACAGCACTTTAAGGACATCAAACAGGATCCCGAGAAGCACGACATCACCTATGAGAATTCTCAGGCACGCGAACGCACCCAGGTGCTCATGGACATTGCGAACCGGGACAATGCACTGGTGATCGGAACCGGAGATCTCTCGGAGCTGGCGCTCGGCTGGGCCACCTATAACGGCGATCACATGTCGATGTACGCGGTCAATGTCTCGGTGCCGAAGACCTTGGTGCGTGTTTTGGTGGAGCATGAGGCCGGTCTTGCGAGCGGAAAGCTTCGCGAGGTCTTACTCGACATTCTCGATACGCCGGTGAGCCCCGAGCTCTTGCCGCCGAAGGACGGCGTCATCAGCCAAAAGACAGAGGATTTGGTGGGACCCTACGAGCTCCACGATTTCTTCCTGTTTCAGATGCTGCGCTACGGCAGCGGTCCGCGGAAAATTTACCGCCTTGGTCTGCGCGCCTTTGCGGGCGTCTATGACGAGGCGACTGTCAAAAAGTGGCTGCTCACCTTCCTCCGCCGTTTCTTCACGCAGCAGTTTAAGCGTTCCTGTCTGCCGGACGGCCCGAAGACGGGCAGTGTTGCGGTCTCGCCGCGCGGCGATCTCCGCATGCCCTCGGATGCGATGAGCCGCATCTGGATCGAAGAGGCGGAGGCGCTATGATTACGTCTCCGGCCAACAAAAAAGTGAAGGAAGTGCGGGCGATCTTTGACAAGGCCTCTCTCCGCGCGGAGCGGGGACTCTTTCCGATTGAGGGGGTACGCATGTTTCTGGAGGCGCCCGAAGCCGAGATTGAAGAGCTCTATGTGAGTGAGAGTTTTGCAGCGCGCGCCGAGGGAACCATCCGGGAAAAAATAGCCGGGCTCAAGGCAGAGACCGTCGCAGACAATATTTTCGCGAAGATGTCGGACACGAAGACGCCGCAGGGCGTGCTCGCACTGGTCCGCATGCAGAGAAAGAGTCTTGCGGAAGTGTTGGCGGAAGGTGCAAGCTGCTTCCTCGCGGTCGAGAGTTTGCAGGATCCCGGCAATTTGGGCACCATGCTGCGCGCGGGTGAGGGGGCAGGACTCTCTGCGATACTCGCAAACCGCGGCACGGTGGATGTCTACAACCCGAAACTGGTGCGCGCGACCATGGGCAGCATATTCCGCATTCCGGTGGTCTATGTGGACGACTTTCCGGCGGCACTCTTTCAGCTCAAGCAGGAAGGGATAAGCCTCTATGCGGCGGCGCTTCAGGCCTCCGTACCCTATGACAGCATAGCTTACCCGGAGAAGACTGCCTTTTTAATCGGCAATGAGGCTGCCGGCCTCAGCGAGGAGGCGATTGCCGCGGCAAATCAGAGCATTCACATTCCCATGCTCGGGCAGGTGGAATCCTTAAATGCGGCGGTTGCCGCCTCGATTTTACTCTACGAGCGCGCAAGACAGAGAAGAAAGGAGCGTGCATGAAGGGAAGCATGACGGCGCAGAACAGCTTTTTACTGGATGCTCTGCATGTCTTTGTCGGGGTTGCGGTCACGGTGCTGGCGGTCTTTGCCTTTTTGTCGCCGGAAGAGCACCCGCTCTTTTTCTCCCTGATTTTCGGCCTGGCGGGTCTCCTGGCCCTTGCAAACGGCCTGGTGCGCCTCTCGGCGCTCGGGCGGGCACACCGGAAAAAAGGAACTGCGTTTGCGATCGTTTTTCTGGGGCTCTTGCTCCTCATCCTCTGCGCAATCAGCGCGGTTGTCATGCTCTGAGGTGAAGCCTTGTTAAAGGATGATATTTTAAAGGCCCTGCTCGACGCGGGCGATTACTGCTCCGGTCAGGCGCTCTGTGAACGTTTTCATGTGACACGGACCGCCGTCTGGAAGGCGGTCGCAAAGCTTCGGGATGAGGGCTATACCATTGAAGCGAGACAGAATCGAGGGTATTTATTGCGAAATACAGGATATTTGCTGAGTCAGGCCTCTCTCGATGAGGCCTTCGGCGATCAGCGGTTTTTGAAGCGCTGGGTCTTTTTGCAGCAGACCGACTCGACCAATCTGGAGGTGAAACGTGCCGCCGGAGAGGGCGACGCGGGCCCCACGCTCTTTGTCGCGGAGGAACAGACCGCGGGCAGGGGGCGCAGAGGCAGAAGTTGGAGTTCTCCGCCCGGCAGTGGCATCTGGATGTCGCTTTTACTGCGCCCGAAGCTCCGCCCGGAGCGCGCATCTATGCTTACCTTGGTCACGGCACTTGCCGTGACGGACGGCATACGCGAGGCGACCGGCCTCGAGGCAGCCATCAAGTGGCCGAACGATGTTGTGGTGCGCGGGAAAAAGGTCGCAGGGATACTCACGGAGATGAGTACGGATTTGGACCGCATCGAATTTGTGGTCATCGGCATCGGCATCAATGTCAATACGGGAAGCTTTCCGGAAGAAATACGAGAAGTTGCGACTTCACTCGCAATCGAACAGGGCAAGGAGACGGCGCGCACGCCCATCATTGCCGCGGTTTGGAAGCAGTTTGCGCACTATGAGAAGTTGTTTGAAGAGAACGGCAGCTTTGCGGCTCTGAAGGAGCGCTATGAAGCGCTGCTTGCGAACCGGGGAAGAGAAGTGCGCGTTCTGGACCC encodes the following:
- a CDS encoding DUF6637 family protein, producing MKGSMTAQNSFLLDALHVFVGVAVTVLAVFAFLSPEEHPLFFSLIFGLAGLLALANGLVRLSALGRAHRKKGTAFAIVFLGLLLLILCAISAVVML
- a CDS encoding TrmH family RNA methyltransferase, which gives rise to MITSPANKKVKEVRAIFDKASLRAERGLFPIEGVRMFLEAPEAEIEELYVSESFAARAEGTIREKIAGLKAETVADNIFAKMSDTKTPQGVLALVRMQRKSLAEVLAEGASCFLAVESLQDPGNLGTMLRAGEGAGLSAILANRGTVDVYNPKLVRATMGSIFRIPVVYVDDFPAALFQLKQEGISLYAAALQASVPYDSIAYPEKTAFLIGNEAAGLSEEAIAAANQSIHIPMLGQVESLNAAVAASILLYERARQRRKERA
- a CDS encoding biotin--[acetyl-CoA-carboxylase] ligase, with the translated sequence MLKDDILKALLDAGDYCSGQALCERFHVTRTAVWKAVAKLRDEGYTIEARQNRGYLLRNTGYLLSQASLDEAFGDQRFLKRWVFLQQTDSTNLEVKRAAGEGDAGPTLFVAEEQTAGRGRRGRSWSSPPGSGIWMSLLLRPKLRPERASMLTLVTALAVTDGIREATGLEAAIKWPNDVVVRGKKVAGILTEMSTDLDRIEFVVIGIGINVNTGSFPEEIREVATSLAIEQGKETARTPIIAAVWKQFAHYEKLFEENGSFAALKERYEALLANRGREVRVLDPDGEYCGVAEGITESGELLVRREDQSLTAVRSGEVSVRGIYGYI
- a CDS encoding NAD(+) synthase, producing MRDGFLRVAAATPSVRVADPAYNREQIETIIRSEAARGTKVLVFPELALSAYTCGDLFLQDALQEAVLRELRQLLHNTADSEVLCFVGLPFAFENRLYNAVAVFQKGELLGLVPKRHIPNYGEFYERRYFAPGFESPVLVSLFGERLPFGARLLFSCESLPELKIGVEICEDLWVPNAPSIDLCTAGATLIVNCSASNALAGKRKARRELVQAQSSKLLAGYVYASAGEGESTQDLVFSAHNLIAEAGEVLAESPLLTNTVIASELDLKKLLFLRRRQSSYPERDSESNLYCDIDFSLSLTETELTRKVNPAPFVPAEPEARAERCEEILRIQALGLKKRLDHIHGSRAVLGLSGGLDSTLALLVAVRSFDALGLPRSGIETITMPAFGTTDRTYRNACELAAALGTSLEEISIREAVLQHFKDIKQDPEKHDITYENSQARERTQVLMDIANRDNALVIGTGDLSELALGWATYNGDHMSMYAVNVSVPKTLVRVLVEHEAGLASGKLREVLLDILDTPVSPELLPPKDGVISQKTEDLVGPYELHDFFLFQMLRYGSGPRKIYRLGLRAFAGVYDEATVKKWLLTFLRRFFTQQFKRSCLPDGPKTGSVAVSPRGDLRMPSDAMSRIWIEEAEAL